The stretch of DNA ACACGTCCAAAGACGTTTCGCTCGAGCCGGGATTCTACCATCTCGGGGCGATCAACCTTTCGGCGACCATTGATGAGGAGCTTGAGGCCGGCACGTACGACCTCACGCTCGGCGAGCGAGATGCCGGCGAACTCGAGGTTGTCGACGCCTACTCGGATCTCGAGGTGATCGCCGCTTCGCCTTCGGAGATGAACGTCACCAAGGGTGAGTCGTTCTACGTTGTTGGGAGCATCTACCAGAATGGGACTGCGTCTGAGCCGGAAGACATCGAGCTGAATATCTCGCCGACCGATGGAGACGAGGTCCACCCACTCAACGTTTCGAAGGATGTCGAACTCGAGCCAGGAGTCTACCACCTCGGGGCGGTCAATCTCTCGGCGACGATTGGCGACGAGTTCGAGGCCGGCACCTACGACCTCACCCTCGGCGACCGCGACGCCGGAACGATTGGCGTCGAAGAATCGCCGTCCGACATTCAGGTAATTGCGGGTTCGGTCTCAGAGATCGAAGTTCTCCAAGATGAGGAGTTCTACGTTGTCGGGAGTATCTATCAGAACGCGACGGCAAATGGCGGCGAGTCGTTCCCCGAGACGATTCCGCTGACGGCGACACCAGAACACGAGAGCGGCGAGCCAATCGACCTCGGTTCGGAAACTGTCGAACTCGAGCCCGGGGTCTACCATCTCGGCGCGCTCAATATGTCCAATACAATTTCCGACCCAGGAACGTACTCGCTCACACTGGGAGAGCATGATGTCGGTGAAATTGAGGTCATCGAAACGCACTCCGATCTGCAGGTGATTGCGGCGTCTGCCTCCAAAGACGAGATTGTGCAAGGTGAGGAGTTCCACGCCGTGGGCAGCATCTACCAGAACGGGACCGTCTCCGAGCCAGAAGACATCGCGCTGAACGCCTCGCCGACCGATAGCGATGACGTCTACTCGCTCAACGTCTCGGAAGACGTCGAACTCGAGCCGGGGGTCTACCACCTTGGGGCGATCAATCTCTCGGCATCGTTCGACGAGGAACTCGAGGCAGGCACCTACGATCTTACGCTCGGCGATCGAGATGCCGGCGAACTCGAGGTTGTCGACGCCTACTCGGATATCCAAGTGATCGCCGCGTCTGCATCGGAAACCGAAGTCGTGCAAGGCGAATCATTCCACGCTGTGGGTAGCCTCTACCAGAGCGGGACCGTCTCCGAGCCAGAAGACGTCGCGCTGAACGCCTCACCGACCGATAGCGATGCAGTCCACTCGCTCAACGTCTCGGAGGACGTCGAACTCGAGCCAGGAGTCTATCACCTCGGAGCGGTCAATCTCTCGGCGACCATCGACGAGGACCTCGAGGCCGGCACGTACGACCTCACGCTCGGCGAGCGAGATGCTGGCCAACTCGAGGTTATCGATGCCTATTCAGATCTCCAGGTGATCGCTGCGTCTGCCTCGCAAACCGAAGTTGTCCATGGCGAGGAGTTCTACGTGGTGGGAAGCATCTACCAGGACGGGACTGTTAACGAACCCGAGAACGTCTCGCTGACGGCGTCTCACCAGGACAGCACGGAGACGGTGGCGCTCAACACGTCCGAAGACGTTTCGCTCGAGCCTGGATTCTACCACCTGGGTGCGGTGAATCTCTCCGCGACGTTCGAGGAGGGACAGACCGGGTCCTACGATCTCTTCCTCGGCGAGCAGTCAGCCGGTACGCTCACCGTCAGCGAACCAACCGTCGACATCACTGAGATTGACGTCCATGGACATGCCGGCGGCATCGATCCCGATGAAGAGCACGCAAGCGACGAGGCTACTGTCGACGTGACAGTCGAGTCCGACCTCGCGGTACAGAACGTGAGCGTCTTCGTCGACTCGCTCGAGACGAACTATCTCGTCGAAGTCGATGCAGATCACATCGCTGGCGAGGACTGGTCGGCCTCGATACCACTCGAGGACCTCCCAGACGACGGCGCGTATACACTCTCTGCACTCGCCGTCGACGAAAGCGACACGGCCGACTCCTTCGCGTCGGACCGAACACTCGTGATCGACCGAGAAGCACCATCACTCGCGGTCTCGCTCGAGGATATCTCCAGCGATGACGCAACGGTCGTCGTCGAGAGCACTGAACCACTCGCTGACGTCCCGGACGTCTCCGCGACATTCACTGACGACGACGGCGCGTCCGAATCCGCAACTGTGACGATGGATGATGCGGGTGCAGGTGCGACGACGTACACTGGAACGATCGAGTTCGATCACTCTGGAAATTACAGCGTTACGGCTACTGGAACCGACCTGGCTGGAAACTCCGGTGAGGACACCACCTCAGCGGTCATCTACACCGGGTTTTCACTCGCGGATGAAACGATCACAATCGACGAGACTGGAACGACGATTGACTTCCACGTCGATGATCCAGAACTAACGTCTGATGATCTCTTCCTCGCGTTCTCCGAAGGCACCGTCAACGCGAATCTAGACGACGATGAACTCGGGGTTGGCTTCTTGTCCGCAGAACTCGATGACCTCGTCGATTCGTGGTTCGATGACGGAACCATCGACCACGCGACAATCTCGATGCCAATCGAGGAGAGCGACCTCGCCGATGGCTACACCGCATCCGATGTTGGACTCTATCACTACGACGAGCAAGACACTACCTGGGATCCAGTCGAATCGACGATCACGAGCCCCGACAGTGATCCAACGCTCGTCGCTGACATCGACGGCTTCTCCACCTATGGTGCCATCGTTGTCGACGACGAACCACCCGAAGTTATGGCCGAGACACCTTCCGATGGGGAAGTCCTCGATGACGGCACCGACACGGTCACCGTTCAACTCGAGTATGAGGACTCGCTCTCCGGCATCGACGTGAGTTCGGTCCAACTCGAGGTCGATGGCACTGATCGAACTGACCACGAGAACACCTCGATCACGTCGTCCGCAATCGAACACACGATTTCCGTCGAGGACGGCACTGACTACGATGTGTGGCTCTCGGTTGCCGACAATGCAGGGAATGAGGCGACGCACGAACTGTCGTTCGAGGTCGACTCACCCTCGACGGGATCACCTATTGGCGGTGGAAGTGGGTCATCTCCACCAGCAGACGACGACACGTCCAGCGATGATGAGTCATCGGATACGGACGATGACGAATCTGGTGCCGACGATGACAAACCTGTGTCTGACGACGATGCAGCGGACGATTCTGACGAAGAGACGCCGCTGCCTGCTGACGATGATCCGTCACCAACTGATGATGAGGCGTCGCCGACTGACGATAGTGACACACCGGCTGATGGCGATGACACGGCCTCGGATGCTGGATCTGATCGCGTTCCTGGCTTTGGAGTCGTTGTCACCATCGTCACAGTGCTCCTCGTGCTCACGTACCTCCGTCGGTTGCACCACTAAGAAAAGATAACGTCGCGTTTGTTCTTTCTATCCTGCAATTGGCGCTGTCGTCACGTGTCCTGGTTCTACAAGCGAGGATTGTGTCTCATCATCATCAGCTGGTTTCTCATCGAGAAGTGCTGCTGGATCAGTCGAGAACTCGAGTTCTGTCTCGAGTGAAACATCGTCTCCATCAGTCGTAAGCACGATATCGCCGTGGACGGGGGTCCAGTAGGTTTCGATATCTCGATCAGCGAAATCCTCGAGGACTTCGTCGTGTGGATGTCCGTACTGGGAATCGTACGCACTCGAGATAATGGCGATATCAGGCGATACGTGGTCCATGAACGGCGTCGTCGAGGACGTTGTCGATCCATGGTGGCCCGCCTGATACGCATCGGCCTCGAGTTCGTCGCCGTGGTCATCGACCATTCGCTGTTCGGCATCTTCCTCTGCATCCCCGGTCGTGAGATAGGTAAATTCGCCGAACTCGACAGTGAGTGACACACTGTTGTAGTGTAGGTCCGAACCGGAGTCACCTGCTGGCGGGTTGCGCACGTTGGCCGTTGCCGCTCCAAACTCGAGTTGGTCGCCGTCTTCGACCAGCAGCAATTCGATGTCGTACTCTTCAATCGCATCGAGATACCGGTCGTACGTTTGACTGGTGTGGGAAACACCAGAGTCGTAGGCCGCTCCGATTCCATCGTGTTCGGTTTCATAGTGTTCGATAACAGCATCGTGGCCGCCGATGTGGTCGGCGTGAGCGTGCGTTGCCACGAGGTGATCAATTCGGTCAACGTCCTGGGCCTCGAGGTACTCGATTACGTCAGCCCCGCTCTGTGGCCAATCGCCGGAGTCGATGAGCATCGTCTCGCCAGTCGGCTCGACGAGGAGCGTTGCATCTGCTTGCCCAACATCGATATGGTGAATCTCGAGTTCACCATCAACGTCGGGTTCCGACTCGCCGCTGTCGGTCTCGTCATCACCAACTGATCCGTCCGATCCGTCATCCGAGTCGCTTTCTGACTCGTCAGTTGTCTCTGTCTCTGTCTCCGCGTCTGTTTCCTCCTCTTCGGACTCACTCGAGTCCGTCCCCTCAATCTCGTCGTCTATCTCTACCGCTGTATCGTCGTCTGCACCGGTCTCAGCACACCCTGCAAGTAAGAGTAGCGAAGCGACGACGATCACCACAAACAGCCGTTTCATCAGCAGTATCGTTTCGCTATAGGTATATGATCGTTCGGAACTCCTTCCCTACGAACCAAGAATCGAGTAATAAAATAACAATTGTTGAAAACAAACCAGTTTCTGACTACCGACAGACTCCACAAATGCCGCCACCGTGTAGTGCAATCATCACTACATCGAGGGGCCAACCCGCTCAATCGCAAACGATGTAACACCATGGCGCTCTGCTCGACTCTGTTCACCAGCGGCGACCGATCGAACAGTTTCCTCGAGATCATCAACGGTTGCCTCTCGAGCATCGATATCGATGTCTGTCCCGAGTGCAGTGAGTGTCTCGTCGTTTGCACAGACTTTGATGACGGGTGCAATTGGGTGTCCAGTTGGAATCCCATCTCCGGTGACGTGGATGATGAGATGGACACCTGCGGCGGCGAGTGCCGTTGCAGCCTCCTCGAATCGAGAGCTAGCACTGACGAACCCGAGTTGTGTGTCTTGGCTTGGTGTCTCTCCGTGTTCGAGGACTGCATCGACTGGCGCGGTTCCCCAGGCTCGAGTGCTCTCGTCGAACGTGTAGGACTGGGCGTCGGCTCGCAGGCGTGGCGTTCGCGATGGGCCACGGTTCGCCTCGAGAATGCCATCGATTCCTGTCTGTTCAGGGGTTTGTGTACTCGCGTTTTCGAAGCGTTCGCGGGCTGCTGATGGATGGGCGGTAATCCGTTCGGTTCCCGCAACAAGCACCCGGCCGCCGGCATCGATGACGCGGTCGGCAAACGCACCCACAAGCGGGTCAGCCTGCGTCCGTGTCGACTCACTGAGATCGGTACTGACAATCCCAACAGTCAGCTCATCCAGATCTGTTGGTGCCGTATCGACGCTCGCTCGAGTGCGGATTTCACGAGCGAGTTCGCTCCCCCGATCAACACAGGCTTCCGTACCGCCGACACCTTGGATCGAGAGCTCTGCGACATCAACACCCCGTTCTGAGAGTTCGTCAGCGACGGAGTCACTTTGGACGTGCTCGCAGCCAAGGCCAACCACGACCGTCCCAGCGATATTTGGATGGTCACCGAGTGCGATCAGCGTCTCTCGAGTCAACGCATTGTCGTGGCCGAGTTGCGCACAGCCGTGATCGTGGGGTGCAGCGACACAGCCCTCGATTTGGTCAGCAATTCGTTCGGCAACAATGTGTGAA from Natronolimnobius sp. AArcel1 encodes:
- a CDS encoding UxaA family hydrolase, which translates into the protein MSTDHADGELEEEASTPDSAGGIRDNVLILPSVICSHIVAERIADQIEGCVAAPHDHGCAQLGHDNALTRETLIALGDHPNIAGTVVVGLGCEHVQSDSVADELSERGVDVAELSIQGVGGTEACVDRGSELAREIRTRASVDTAPTDLDELTVGIVSTDLSESTRTQADPLVGAFADRVIDAGGRVLVAGTERITAHPSAARERFENASTQTPEQTGIDGILEANRGPSRTPRLRADAQSYTFDESTRAWGTAPVDAVLEHGETPSQDTQLGFVSASSRFEEAATALAAAGVHLIIHVTGDGIPTGHPIAPVIKVCANDETLTALGTDIDIDAREATVDDLEETVRSVAAGEQSRAERHGVTSFAIERVGPSM
- a CDS encoding ComEC/Rec2 family competence protein, with protein sequence MKRLFVVIVVASLLLLAGCAETGADDDTAVEIDDEIEGTDSSESEEEETDAETETETTDESESDSDDGSDGSVGDDETDSGESEPDVDGELEIHHIDVGQADATLLVEPTGETMLIDSGDWPQSGADVIEYLEAQDVDRIDHLVATHAHADHIGGHDAVIEHYETEHDGIGAAYDSGVSHTSQTYDRYLDAIEEYDIELLLVEDGDQLEFGAATANVRNPPAGDSGSDLHYNSVSLTVEFGEFTYLTTGDAEEDAEQRMVDDHGDELEADAYQAGHHGSTTSSTTPFMDHVSPDIAIISSAYDSQYGHPHDEVLEDFADRDIETYWTPVHGDIVLTTDGDDVSLETELEFSTDPAALLDEKPADDDETQSSLVEPGHVTTAPIAG